The Papaver somniferum cultivar HN1 chromosome 6, ASM357369v1, whole genome shotgun sequence genome segment GAGAAAATAATCAATAACATGCTGCACATCTGTGATATTGGTTTCTGGTTTTCCCTAGTGTTTAGTATTTCCTTTTCCATTGATAAGATAGACATGGTATTGAAATACTGAACTACTATTTTTGGTAGCCTCCTAAACTGAAGGTAATGGGTAGTCTCCATATTCTTTGTCAAGGAAGATCAGAAAAGTAAATCTTTTTATGTTGTATATCCTAAAAACTGTAAATTCATTCTTAAGGGATAATGATGGTCATGTGCAGTGACAAGATATTGAAATTAAATGACATTTAGCTGGTTTTTTAATCTTCAATGTTGttgatgaaatgaaatgcaaaccAAATGAGATATGATGATTCTATTTTGTCCGCTCGCGATCTTAATTTTTGTTTAGCGTAAACTCTGTTCAGAGCAGTTGGCATAATTGGTGCATTCTAAAAGATATTTAATATGtgtttctctttccttttttttcttccttttctttctgGCTCTTCAGTTGAAACTACTTCTATAACTTCGTCCGCACTTTCCAATTGTCAGGACTTGTGTGAAGTAGACTACTTTTTAAAATACTTAGGAAACAAGGGAACAATGGCAGGCAAAGTGGCAAAATCTGTAGTCAAAACAGCTGGTGAGTATCAGTATCCATGGAAAGAGAAGCTGGCAAAGTACGGAAATGAGCTCGCCAAGGGAGTATGGGGTTATTGGGAGTTGGGGGCATGGAAGGATTTGAGTATGAGTGCACGCCATCGGGCTCGTCTCCGCAAGGAAGTCCTTCTTGCAGGGCAAGATTGGCCATACGATCCAGCAAGGAAAGAGATGAGAACCAAGAGAAAAGGACACAAGTGCGACAGAATATCTGCTGAAAAGCGGGCAAATACTGCCGAGTTAATGAAGAAAATGCCTGCTATGCTACTTGATTACAAGAAGCGCAGATGGGAGAAGAAGTTGAAAGCAGAGGAAGCCAAAAAAACCTAAGTCCCGCGCACTCTCTAGTAGAGACTTCTTTAGTCCTGGGACTTCTTTAGTTTTGGAATAACTTCGTTTATGCAGTATTTTGACTGTAATGAATTTTTGAAGCTATAAAGTTTCCTTTACATCTGTACTTATATGTTTATTAAAAAGAGATTGATGttactttttctttctttattgatCATCATTCATGTTATCTAGTTTGATTATTTGGTGAAATCGTATATTATGCTTGGTAGG includes the following:
- the LOC113288976 gene encoding uncharacterized protein LOC113288976 encodes the protein MAGKVAKSVVKTAGEYQYPWKEKLAKYGNELAKGVWGYWELGAWKDLSMSARHRARLRKEVLLAGQDWPYDPARKEMRTKRKGHKCDRISAEKRANTAELMKKMPAMLLDYKKRRWEKKLKAEEAKKT